ACGTGCCGCAGGTGCCACCGAGCGCCTTGTCGAGTTGCTGAATGCCGACGACACCGTGAAGGACCCCGCCAATCCCGTAGCCGTTCCCGACATGAACAAAGGCGCGATTGCCTTCGAGGATGTGACGTTCTTCTATCCGACGCGTCCGAACCGTTCGGCTCTCGACCACATCAGCCTTGATGTGAAACCGGGCGAGACGGTCGCGCTGGTCGGCCCGTCCGGTGCTGGTAAGTCCACGATCATCCAGCTGCTGCTGCGCTTTTACGATCCAGCTTCGGGCGCGATCAAAGTCGGCGGCGTTGACCTGCGCGAGATGGACCGCAGTGCGTTCCGCCAGAACATTGCGCTGGTCCCGCAGGATCCCGTAATCTTTGCCGATACTGCCCGCGAAAATATCCGCTTCGGCCGTCCTGACGCCACCGACGCAGAGGTCGACGAGGCCGCCAAAGCCGCCGCCGCATACGACTTCCTCTCCGCGCTTCCCGAAGGGTTCGAAACCTATGTGGGCGAACGTGGTGTGATGCTCTCCGGCGGCCAGAAACAGCGCATCGCCATCGCTCGCGCCATCCTGCGCGACGCGCCGATCCTGCTGCTTGATGAGGCGACCAGCGCGCTCGACGCGGAAAGCGAACGCCTCGTGCAAGGCGCGGTCGATGACCTCGCCAAATCGCGCACGACCCTGATCGTTGCCCACCGCCTCGCGACCGTCAAAAAGGCCGATCGCATCGTCGTCTTTGACGAAGGCCGCATCGTCGCGCAGGGAACGCATGATAGCCTCGTGGCCGAGGGCGGGCTCTATGCACGCCTCGCGCGACTGCAATTCACCGAAGGCGTCGCGGCGGAATAGGCGAAATTTCGCAGCGTCATACTTGCGTCCATAAACCATTCTGACCCATCCTCGGATCAAGAGATGCGCCCCACAGGCGTAAAAGGGAGGGAGACGGCATGACCTATGCCACAATCGCGGACCGCGATGCGATCACGGCTGAAAAGCTTTGGAACGAAAGAAATCAGCCGAAAACGACGTACGAGCTGATCACCCGCACCGCTGGCCAGTTCGGCTCGCGCCCCGCGATTACCTTCCAGCTGTTTTCCGATCCGGATGCGAAGGCGGAGACGCTGTCCTGGACCGAACTGCGCGAGCAGACCATCCAGACTGCGAACCTTCTGCGCTCGCTCGGCGTGGGCGAGAATGACAAGGTCGCCTATCTGCTCCCGAACGCGACAGAGACCGTGCTGACCTACATCGGCGGCCAGATCGCGGGCGTCGTCAGCCCGATCAACCCGCTGCTGGAGCCTGACCACATTGCGGGCATCCTGCGCGAAACGGGCGCGAAGGTACTGGTGACGCTCAAGGCGTTCCCGAAAACCGATATCGCCCAGAAAGCAGCCGAGGCTATCGCGAAGGCGCCGAACGTCGAGCATGTGATCGAGGTCGACCTCGTGCGCTACCTCACGGGCGTCAAGAAGCTGATCGTGCCGTTCATCCGCCCGAAGGTGGCAGCCAAGCACAACGCAAAGGTCCACGATTTCCAGAAGGCGATCAAAGCGCAGCCCAAAGAACTGACGTTCAAAGACGGCGGTGTCGACCGCGTCGCAGCGCTGTTCCACACCGGCGGCACCACCGGCCTGCCGAAGATCGCGCAGCACCGCTATTCGGGCATCGTCTACAACGCATGGCTCGGCGCGCGCCTTCTGTTCAAAGAAGACGACGTGCAGATCTGTCCGTTGCCGCTGTTCCACGTCTTTGCAGCTGTCGTATCGCTCGGCGCATCGCTGGGGTCTGGCGCGCACGTCGTGTTCCCAACGCCCGCCGGCTACCGCGGCGATGGTGTTTTCGACAACTTCTGGAAGCTGGTCGAGCGCTACCGAGTGACCTTTATGATCGCTGTTCCGACTGCGATCTCCGCGCTGATGCAGCGTCCGGTGAACGCCGATATCTCCTCGCTGAAACTGGCGTTCTGCGGCTCCTCGCCGCTGCCCGTGGAGCTCTATAAACGCTTCGAAGAGGCCGCGAAGATCACCATTTGCGAAGGTTATGGCCTCACCGAAGCGACCTGCCTTGTGTCGATCAACCCACCGGACGGCGAGAAGAAGATCGGCTCGATCGGTTTCCCGTTCCCTTATACCGACGTCAAAATTTTCGACATGCACAGCCACGAAGAATGCCCCGTGGACACCATCGGCGAGATCTGCGTCTCGAACCCCGGTGTGTCGATGGGTGACACCTATACCGAGGGTGCGAAGAACAAAGACCTCTACTACCCCGGTTGGCTCGGCGAGCATCAATATCTACGCACCGGTGACCTCGGCCGTTTTGACGAGGACGGGTACCTCTGGATCACGGGCCGCGCGAAGGACCTTATCATCCGCTCGGGTCACAACATCGATCCGGCAGAAATCGAAGAAGCCCTTGCAGGCCACGAAGCCGTTGCTTTCGTCGGCGCCATCGGCCAGCCGGACAGCTATGCGGGCGAGCTGCCCTGCGCTTACGTCGAACTGGTGTCGGGCGCGAGCGTGACGCCGGAAGAGCTCATTGCTTACGCCAAGTCGCATATCCACGAACGTGCGGCGCATCCTAAATATATCGAGATCCTCGATGAACTGCCGAAAACGGCGGTCGGCAAGACCTTCAAGCCCGCGCTCCGCAAGCTTGCGATCACGCGTGTGTATAACGAAGCGCTGGCGTCAGCCGGTCTGAATGCTAAAGTGACCGAAGTGATTGAAGACAAAAAACGCGGTCTGGTGGCCAAGCTGGTCAAAACCGGCGAAGTCGATGAAGCAGCGGTCCAGCAGTGTCTCGGGTCTCATACCAACCCGTGGGATTGGACATAAGGGCAGGGAGGGGCTCTGCCCCTCTGGCCTGCGGCCATTCACCCCGGGATATTT
Above is a window of Marivivens aquimaris DNA encoding:
- a CDS encoding acyl-CoA synthetase translates to MTYATIADRDAITAEKLWNERNQPKTTYELITRTAGQFGSRPAITFQLFSDPDAKAETLSWTELREQTIQTANLLRSLGVGENDKVAYLLPNATETVLTYIGGQIAGVVSPINPLLEPDHIAGILRETGAKVLVTLKAFPKTDIAQKAAEAIAKAPNVEHVIEVDLVRYLTGVKKLIVPFIRPKVAAKHNAKVHDFQKAIKAQPKELTFKDGGVDRVAALFHTGGTTGLPKIAQHRYSGIVYNAWLGARLLFKEDDVQICPLPLFHVFAAVVSLGASLGSGAHVVFPTPAGYRGDGVFDNFWKLVERYRVTFMIAVPTAISALMQRPVNADISSLKLAFCGSSPLPVELYKRFEEAAKITICEGYGLTEATCLVSINPPDGEKKIGSIGFPFPYTDVKIFDMHSHEECPVDTIGEICVSNPGVSMGDTYTEGAKNKDLYYPGWLGEHQYLRTGDLGRFDEDGYLWITGRAKDLIIRSGHNIDPAEIEEALAGHEAVAFVGAIGQPDSYAGELPCAYVELVSGASVTPEELIAYAKSHIHERAAHPKYIEILDELPKTAVGKTFKPALRKLAITRVYNEALASAGLNAKVTEVIEDKKRGLVAKLVKTGEVDEAAVQQCLGSHTNPWDWT